aaaaaaaaaaaaaaaaaaaaaaaaaaaaaaaaaaaaaaaaaaaaaaactcaatttaaaataatgtataataatttctcataaaTGTTAAAAGATTAAGAAGGGAAAATTTGTCACTGCCACCCTTAAtctttccaaatttttaaattcaaattcaacaaatttataatatggatcaaattataaattttaccttatttatttattttcgattCGAGATACGTATGAGTGTGGAATgtcaaattttaagtttaaaaaatataataatagatattttatttatcgagatttaatataattatatattaattctaCGATAAATTATACTATAAGTCCAttgtttttgttaaattataaatttagcgTTTGAGAGATCGTTTGAATCTCTCCATTGTACGATAgatatttgaactttcaatgttaaattttttttatagtaaatCCATAAATTGGGGAGTACGCAACCGAACAACTGTAGAGGCTTCCGGCAGTGATAGCTGCCCCCACCAAATGGGCCGCCCCTCACTTGCTTTCTTTACGGGCACAAACGAAGTCAACGGATTTCCTTCTAACTAGCGGTTGAGAGTAAGCAAACTATCTTCATTCAACAGATTTGTGGTTGAGTCAATAACATGCTTTGGGTCGGGaatcttttctcttctcttttgaaGGAAATCACGAAGCTTGGACTAAATTTGTAGTTTAAccgttataaattaaaaaaaaaagaaaagaaaaaaaacattcacaTGATCAGTGTCCACAAATGCAAGCACAAAGCAGTGCAACTCTACTGTCATTTGCAGGCTCAGTTCCTCCATTTCTCCCACTTTCAGCATCTGAATCAAGGCTACATTGAGGAGGCGCCACACAGCCATTGATGAATAGGGAGTTTGGTTCTGGAGCAGACTCAGctaattctaattctaattcAAGACCTTGATTTCTCCTATTTTCGACAGCTGCTCGTCGTTCTTCTGCCAGGAAGTGGCCTAACGACGGGCTGTTGTCGATGCTATCGACGTCGGTACTCTCCCTtgaacacaaaaagaaaagccatGTTCTAGATCTGGCATTGCTCCTCTTGCCATTTGTgctctctgttcttcttccCCTGATTGATCTTCTTGAGAGCTCCAAAATGTTTGAAACTCCTATGAGACTCCCAAGTGTGATGGTGTTGTCATGGAAGAAAGATCCTGTTGACTGCAACATTAACACCATTGAATGTCATGACTCAACATGAGCTGCAGCTAGCTATACATATGGACTGAAATTGAATCTTGAGTATCAATGTTTCATAAGCATTACTTATCTAATGATGGGATGGCCATAATCTGAGCCAAGTCCATAAGATTACATGGGATTCTGTCTTTGTTGATCTCGTGAGACCCCACACATCGGTTAGGGTGGAGaatgaatcattttttataagggtgtggaaacctctccctaagcTCCTCTTGCCATTTGTgctctctgttcttcttccCCTGATTGATCTTCTTGAGAGCTCCAAAATGTTTGAAACTCCTATGAGACTCCCAAGTGTGATGGTGTTGTCATGGAAGAAAGATCCTGTTGACTGCAACATTAACACCATTGAATGTCATGACTCAACATGAGCTGCAGCTAGCTATACATATGGACTGAAATTGAATCTTGAGTATCAATGTTTCATAAGCATTACTTATCTAATGATGGGATGGCCATAATCTGAGCCAAGTCCATAAGATTACATGGGATTCTGTCTTTGTTGATCTCGTGAGACCCCACACATCGGTTAGGGTGGAGaatgaatcattttttataagggtgtggaaacctctccctagcatacgcgttttgaaaatcttgcggaaaaactcaaagagaacagtatttactagcggtggacttgggttgttacaaatggtatcagaactagacaACGGGGATGTGTCAGTGAGAAGGctaagcctcgaagggggtgagAACAGGagacggtgtgtcagcaaggacgttggacctCAAAGGGAGATGAACTGGGGGAGCCCActtcgattggagaagagaacgagtgtcagcgaggacacttgacctcgaagggggatggattgtgagattcaaCATCGATTAACGGTGGGTTTGATCCTATTTGTGAAGCTAAAAGCTCATGCCCAACTTATAATGCAATAACATGAAACTATACATTCAGTAATTCATCCTTTTCCAGTTGTGGACATAGAGATTTCATGAAAAAATGGGATACCTCTGCCACTACCATAATACAGAAACTGAACCATCATGGATTCATGTAATGGCCCATAAGAACCACTTAAAAGGACATGAGCGACCTAGAATTTTATATACTAAACCACTTATCTTGGCAACCAAATGTATGATCGATAGGATTAGACGATTGTACTATGAGAATGGTTGGGGGTGGGTGCAAACTAGTCCAGACACTCACGgatattaaagaaaagaaataataacatGCAGGGAATCAGAGCAGACATCATTTGGTTGTCAATGCCACTAAAAAACAGAGTAAATAAGTACGATAATCAATCAAACTACAGACCTCAGTGTCCAAATCGGTTGAAGAATCAGTGAATGAAACAGGAGAAGCCGTCATCAAAGTGTTGAAAGACACTGATCCCAAACAGTCTCGATTTCCAGGTACGCCAACTCTTACATTCAAAGGCTGTAGACCAAGAGGCCACCCCTCCCCCTTCAATCAAATCAACGAGAAAGCGAATTCAAAAATCCAAACAGCAATCagataaaggaaaaaggagaaaacacAATCAGAGAGAGAAGCCCCACATCAGAAAGCATTCGGAGAGGAAAATCCAAATGAACGTGAAAGAGGAAACAAATGAAGTACCTGTTGAGCCATGTGTGTGCACGCCAGGTGCTCGATGAAATGCCGGGACAGTTGATTTTTTGAAGAACCTGGAAACCCCACTGTCCGATCGAAGCCCTCCTCAAGAATCAAATTTCGTTTCACATAGAGGAGCTGTCAATCTCTTCTCCACTGGATGATGCATTTCAAAGAACACAAATCAATCGATGAACAGAAGAGAGCAAAgtaagacgaagaagaagacgaaacCATTTCATTCCAATTTCATGGAGTTCGGTCTTTTGGGGTCCATCCCTCCAAATCGGTAAAAAAAGAGTGCGTAATTTATTACcattgttaattattattactttttaacccttttttttttttttttttttttttttttttttttactttttttactaCAAATTTAACAGAGGAATCGTTTCTTTTGgcataatattattgaaaaaagcAAAGCCCAAATTTCAGAACCTGTCTCCCTTACATTTGTCGATTTTGACCCTGATGATCGGGTAGAATTTAGAAGGGGGGAAAGGGTAGAATTGGAAAGAGAAATTGaataaagattttattgagaattggcataaataattaatttttgtgtataataaataattaattttttctataattctGATTTATTCCTTTTAACTTGGGCCGTGCAAGTGGGCTTCACAATATTCTAAAGGCCCAACTTCTTAAAGTATTGGGCCCAAGGCCCAATGGATCGAGTGTAGAAGCCCATGTTGATTCCATTCATTTCAGTATTTAAATTTCtgctaaatttaaaattataataaataaatattaatatataaaatattataattaaatttaatggtTACCATTATTAAGTATGAAATTTATGccagaaatagaaaataaatgaaaacaaaaaaggaaaagaattattaaattaggAAACCCATGCAGTTtgcattaaatattaaaattacataaactAACGACGACATGTCGTTTCACGTCATTCGACTAATCGTTTAACCTTCTTAACAATCTTACCGTCAAAAAGATTCGAAGGAAACAGAACCTCCGACGACTTCATTTCCCCGAACACATAATCATGAGGCATAAAAATCAACCGGCCACCGGCCTTCCGTTTCCTCACCGACGGGAGCTGCCTCAGTTTTCTCGGCGGCGGAGGACACTCAAGAATCGCTGCAGGTTCCAAAGATCTCGGAGTCTTCACCAAATCATCGGGTCGAGCCTCGtcgtcatcttcttcctcctcggGTCGTAAACAAAAACTCGGCAACGGCAGCCGGAGCTCCAAGGTGGAGAGTAAAATCTCGAACTTGTCTTCTTTACAATCTTCGAATTGCTCCATTTTGGGTCACTGAATCGCTTGGcttccaaaagggaaaaagaatcTACGTTGAAATTTATTAGGGCATCTTATGATAGTAATAGATTATTGATTGGACTTTTATAgagaaaaggggaagaaggTTCTGCGTTGAAATCATCCACCAAGTCGTTTACTCGTTTACTCGGATGAATTATTGGAGAGAAACTGTACCGTACctcaaatttatgtttttcaaacttcaaaaatagGTCTCGACAAATGGGCAACGACCCATAAACAAGAGAAAAGTTGGTTGACAGTAGAGATAGTCATTGAGCGGGAATACCTGCTTCAAACTAGACAGAGAATAGAGAGAGGGCGGAAAAGGGATTTCTTCACATTAGTTAAACGAGGTCGGGATATAAAGAGAAGTCTGATAATCGTAGAGATATTCATTTAACGAGAGAACCTACCTCGAACTAGACAAAAAACGGAGTCGAAGACGAAggttatatataaattaaaataaaataaaataaaattaggaatGCTTTATTAGCACTCAAATGATGAGTAGAAGGgctttgaaaataatatattataaaatggtCGTGGATTACGGGTCAACTAAGCTAAGCTCTCTTGAAAACTTGGCACGAGTAGGTTAGATGCACGAGATAGTGAGCTCGTAGCACCTAGTAGTGCGAGCACCTAACGGCTAAAGTTGTCAGATTAAAAGGTCTAAAGGACTAAGTTTCACCAACTCATCTTCCTCCTGCCTTTTTAAAGTCGACATTTGACCAAAGATACTAAACGCTTGTGCAAAAGTAGAAACAAATCAATAAGAAGTCAGTCAATTTTTCGTTAAGGTCTTCTCAATTGAGAAATCTGAACAGATACAATCGAACAATATGAAGTCTGTATactcttaatttcatttcattttaatctctatactttcaataaaatttaaatttcgcCCTTCAAAGTTAATTTGTATCTAAAtcagttaaataataataataataataataataataataataataataattttcatgtgcgaaaataataataataaattaatttatgaaaaaagtatcaataattattttttttttaatttgaatattttaaactatttattaatattataaataaataacgaaaaaaaaaacccaatttattaattgaaaaccaagcggaaaaataaataaataaataagaaaattatggtgttgaattatttattggaTAGGGATGTGACACCAAACATATCTTTTAGGAAATGGgaaataattatgaacaatcatatcaataattaatttttttaaaaaaatatgcacgaaaaaataaaactatatttgctagcggtgggtttgagtcgTTATcaatggtataagagctagacactgggcgatgtgtcaACCAGGAGGCTAGGTCCTACAAGGGGTGGACATAGGCAGTGTGTCAACAAAGACGCTCGGCTTCGAGGGGgatggattgggggtcccacattggttggggaatggaacaagtgtcagtgaggacactgaACGTCgaagggaggtagattgtgatatcccacatcaattggagaaaggaacaaaacattctttataaaggtgtggaaacctctccctagcatacgcgttttaaaaaccttaagagcAAACGTGGGTAATAAGACAACATCCGCTGGCGGTGGACTTAAGCTTGGGCCTGGGCCCGGTAGGCCCAATAAAATTAGGGTCCAAAATAGGCTTTCTTTGATCAGCCGGGCCCAAGAAAGAACGTAGCAAAATTGGGCCGAAGGCCCAACTGTTGAATGGAGCAAGTCGGTCCAGTCGTCTCGCCTTGCTATTGACGACGAAAGCACCACAAAACAGCCTGTATCCACGGGAACCCATAACATTTCGACACGTGTCTGAGTCTGCTTCGATCTCGCTAAAGATCATCCAACGGTACAGATCGATTTTCAACTGCGAGTTCGTTTAAAATCCGAATTTCCACTCTGCATAGCTCCATATGCATTTGCAATTTTTGAACGCAAAGGCGGGCAGCTGAGATCGCAGccactttcttctttctctccttaGCGGGCTTTCGTTCATCTTTCAGGTGCTATGCGATTTTCTCTGTGCATtctgatcttttttttttccgagaACATTTCTGTAATGTGATTCTTCGTAACGCTAGGCGGCATTatgatgttgttgttgttgttgttgttgttgccgATTTTTAGATTATTCTTCCGATCATGTTGTACGAATCATCATTGAATGGAACTTCTGTTCCTATTTGTTACATTGTTCAAATCCATGCAGCTGCagatatttttgttcttt
The Cucurbita pepo subsp. pepo cultivar mu-cu-16 chromosome LG16, ASM280686v2, whole genome shotgun sequence genome window above contains:
- the LOC111776869 gene encoding uncharacterized protein At3g17950-like; translated protein: MAQQGEGWPLGLQPLNVRVGVPGNRDCLGSVSFNTLMTASPVSFTDSSTDLDTESTGSFFHDNTITLGSLIGVSNILELSRRSIRGRRTESTNGKRSNARSRTWLFFLCSRESTDVDSIDNSPSLGHFLAEERRAAVENRRNQGLELELELAESAPEPNSLFINGCVAPPQCSLDSDAESGRNGGTEPANDSRVALLCACICGH